A genomic window from Candidatus Liberibacter americanus str. Sao Paulo includes:
- a CDS encoding CTP synthase: MVRYIFITGGVVSSLGKGVAAASLGMLLQARGYQVKIRKLDPYINIDPGTMSPIQHGEVFVTDDGAETDMDFGHYERFMEVSSTRSDNITTGRIYKNIIDKERRGEYLGATVQVIPHVTNEIKNFITQGNEGIDFVICEIGGTVGDIEAMPFIEAIRQLGNDLFDQGSKSIYIHLTLMPYIPSAGELKTKPTQHSVKELQALGVHPDILLIRVDRKIPEKERRKISLFCNVPMSAVIQALDVDNIYKVPIVYHEEGIDSAVLSCFNIDHVKSLKLEVLNSFCDRAFSLKHEITIAIVGKYTNTKDAYKSLIEAIRHAGIANYTKVNLSWIEADVLENKNPEIYLKGMDGIIVPGGFDKRGSEGKIVAIKYARENNIPYFGICFGMQMAVLEAARNLANIPNACSTELCKDGEPVIALMNEWMKGGVQEIRSKSSNMGSTMRLGAYDVYLKEQTHVHKIYGISQVSERHRHRYEVNLNYMNVLEECGLIFSGFSTDNSLPEVVEYKHHPWFVAVQYHPEFKSRPLHPHPLFVSFIKASLLYNNTYISS, from the coding sequence GTGGTTAGATATATTTTTATAACCGGCGGGGTTGTTTCTTCTCTTGGCAAGGGAGTAGCTGCAGCATCTCTTGGAATGTTGTTGCAAGCTCGTGGATATCAGGTTAAAATACGTAAACTTGATCCATATATTAATATTGATCCTGGTACAATGAGTCCTATTCAGCACGGAGAAGTTTTTGTTACTGATGATGGTGCTGAGACTGATATGGATTTTGGTCATTATGAAAGATTTATGGAAGTTTCTTCTACTAGATCTGATAACATTACCACTGGGCGTATATATAAAAATATTATTGATAAGGAGCGTAGAGGCGAATATCTTGGGGCTACTGTGCAAGTTATTCCTCATGTTACAAATGAAATCAAGAATTTTATTACTCAAGGGAATGAAGGTATTGATTTTGTAATTTGCGAAATTGGTGGTACTGTCGGTGATATTGAGGCAATGCCTTTTATAGAAGCAATTCGTCAGCTTGGTAATGATTTATTTGATCAAGGTAGTAAATCTATTTATATCCATTTGACTCTAATGCCGTATATCCCTTCAGCAGGTGAACTTAAAACAAAGCCTACACAGCATTCTGTTAAAGAATTGCAAGCTTTGGGTGTGCATCCAGATATTCTATTGATACGTGTTGATCGAAAAATTCCTGAAAAAGAGCGTCGCAAAATATCGTTATTTTGCAATGTTCCAATGTCAGCAGTTATTCAAGCTCTTGATGTTGATAATATATATAAAGTTCCTATTGTCTATCATGAAGAGGGAATAGATAGTGCTGTATTAAGTTGCTTTAATATTGATCATGTTAAATCATTAAAATTAGAAGTTTTGAATAGTTTTTGTGATCGTGCTTTTTCTCTTAAACATGAGATTACAATTGCTATCGTAGGTAAATATACTAATACTAAAGATGCTTATAAATCTTTGATAGAGGCAATACGTCATGCTGGAATTGCAAATTATACAAAAGTTAATTTGTCTTGGATTGAAGCAGATGTTTTAGAAAATAAAAATCCAGAAATTTATCTTAAGGGAATGGATGGTATTATTGTCCCAGGAGGATTTGATAAGCGTGGTTCAGAGGGAAAAATAGTTGCTATAAAATATGCACGCGAAAATAATATACCTTATTTTGGTATTTGTTTTGGTATGCAAATGGCTGTTTTAGAAGCTGCTCGTAATTTAGCAAATATTCCTAATGCTTGTTCTACTGAATTATGCAAAGATGGAGAGCCTGTTATTGCTCTTATGAATGAGTGGATGAAAGGAGGGGTGCAAGAAATACGTTCGAAATCTAGTAATATGGGATCAACCATGAGATTAGGAGCTTATGATGTTTATTTAAAAGAACAGACACATGTTCATAAAATATATGGTATTAGCCAAGTTTCAGAACGTCATAGGCATAGATATGAGGTTAATCTTAATTATATGAATGTATTAGAAGAGTGTGGTTTGATTTTTTCAGGATTTTCTACAGATAACTCACTTCCTGAAGTTGTTGAATATAAGCATCATCCTTGGTTTGTTGCAGTGCAATATCATCCCGAGTTTAAGAGCCGTCCTTTACATCCTCATCCTCTTTTTGTAAGTTTTATTAAAGCATCTCTATTATATAATAATACTTATATATCTTCTTAA
- the secG gene encoding preprotein translocase subunit SecG has translation MEIFVIVMHLLIVFGLVCVILVQSSDSTAFGSSSPSRFLSRGASNNFQVRITAVLAFLFFSTSILLGFISRYKYMQYTKSMHKDVVASKDKTVDYNPIKSSSVTDKKVAVRNEPSASNNSSKKSSMSNSRKNESIPHNSKK, from the coding sequence ATGGAAATTTTTGTTATAGTCATGCATCTTTTAATTGTATTTGGACTAGTATGTGTGATTTTAGTTCAATCATCTGATAGTACTGCTTTTGGATCTTCTTCGCCGTCTAGGTTTCTAAGTCGGGGTGCTTCTAATAATTTTCAAGTTCGTATTACTGCTGTACTTGCTTTTCTTTTCTTTTCTACTTCTATTCTTCTTGGATTTATTTCGAGATATAAATATATGCAATATACGAAAAGTATGCATAAAGATGTAGTAGCTTCTAAAGATAAAACAGTAGATTATAATCCTATTAAGTCATCGTCTGTAACTGATAAGAAAGTTGCTGTACGTAATGAACCTTCTGCATCTAATAATTCCTCAAAAAAATCTTCTATGTCCAATAGTAGAAAAAATGAATCTATCCCACATAATTCTAAAAAATAG
- the tpiA gene encoding triose-phosphate isomerase: protein MRVGIRPLIVGNWKMHGLCSSLEKIEKIAEHTNVKDCRVDVAICPPATLIYPSSRLCVGSTLMIGAQDCHMYQSGSYTGDISANMLADSGASFVILGHSERRIGHKETSQIIQSKVKAACEAGLIPIVCIGETDDEYRCGRTIDILQKQLEFSLPNILKAYNLVIAYEPVWAIGTGLLPSASDLEKVHSFIRCFLSDRFPDDGHNIRILYGGSVSVSNVKEFLHVDNIDGVLVGGASLQHEVFLTIVDFFERVYIDSYL, encoded by the coding sequence ATGAGAGTAGGCATACGTCCACTTATCGTTGGAAACTGGAAAATGCATGGCTTGTGTTCATCTCTTGAAAAAATTGAAAAGATTGCTGAACACACTAATGTTAAAGATTGTAGGGTTGATGTAGCTATATGTCCTCCAGCGACTCTCATATATCCTTCATCGCGTCTTTGTGTAGGGTCTACATTAATGATTGGGGCGCAAGATTGTCATATGTATCAATCTGGTTCTTATACAGGTGATATTTCGGCTAATATGTTAGCTGATAGCGGAGCCTCTTTTGTAATTTTAGGGCATTCTGAACGACGTATAGGTCATAAAGAAACAAGCCAAATTATACAATCTAAGGTAAAAGCTGCATGTGAAGCTGGACTTATTCCGATAGTATGTATTGGAGAAACCGATGATGAATACCGTTGTGGTAGAACAATTGATATTCTACAAAAACAACTAGAATTTAGTTTGCCAAATATATTAAAAGCATATAATTTAGTAATTGCTTATGAGCCGGTATGGGCAATTGGTACTGGGCTTTTGCCGTCTGCTTCTGATCTTGAAAAAGTCCATTCTTTTATTCGTTGTTTTTTATCTGATCGTTTTCCTGATGATGGTCATAATATACGTATTCTTTACGGCGGATCTGTTAGTGTTTCTAATGTAAAAGAATTTTTACACGTTGATAACATAGATGGTGTATTAGTTGGTGGTGCTAGTCTTCAACATGAGGTTTTTTTAACGATAGTTGACTTTTTTGAACGTGTATATATTGATTCATATTTGTAA
- a CDS encoding DNA gyrase/topoisomerase IV subunit B, translating into MDDNTDLFSKSSITNKETSENKDYLKDDSMNNNIDVNQRNSEDYDASSIRILKGLEPVRMRPGMYIGGTDENALHHLFSEVIDNAMDEVIAGHADVIDVSLDDEGFITVTDNGRGIPVERHPQFPEKSTLEIIMTTLHSGSKFDGSAYEISGGLHGVGISVVNALSETLEVTVIRKNEIFFQKFSRGIPLKPIEKIGKIRNKRGTSIKFRPDPKIFGPMTIFNAATILKMTKSKAYLSGRVKTCWLCSKRIAEKYKITEKAEFYFPGGLETYLQTKLNDKLLISSEIFSGKYERKGKNSGTVEWAIAWCEEEPEIISYCNTIPTDEGGSHEAGLRIALTKGIKKYAELTQNKRASAITSDDLIISVVGILSIFIRNPEFVGQTKNKLSSVDAQRLVDHALRDSFDHYLIKNPINASKLLESIIERSEERLKKRKQKDVNRKTAVRKLRLPGKLSDCSQNISKGTELFIVEGDSAGGSAKQARNRKNQAILPLRGKLLNVASAGADKIRNNQQLTDLIQALGCNTRSQYREEDLRYEKVIIMTDADVDGAHIASLLLTFFYQEMYSLIEKKHLFVVLPPLFKITQGSMSVYARDEAHKEEILKTLKNKGKIEISRFKGLGEMLASQLKETTMDPKKRTLLRVEVNKDKESLSKTQDSINKLMGTKAEERFRFIQERATFADDKDV; encoded by the coding sequence ATGGACGATAATACTGATCTTTTTTCAAAATCATCAATTACAAACAAAGAAACATCTGAAAATAAAGACTATTTAAAAGATGATTCTATGAATAATAATATAGATGTAAATCAAAGAAATTCTGAAGACTACGATGCATCATCTATTCGCATTCTAAAAGGATTAGAGCCTGTGCGAATGAGGCCTGGCATGTATATAGGTGGAACAGATGAAAATGCACTCCATCATCTGTTTTCAGAAGTAATTGATAATGCGATGGATGAGGTTATTGCTGGGCATGCAGATGTTATTGATGTATCTTTAGATGATGAGGGATTTATAACCGTTACTGATAATGGACGTGGAATACCTGTAGAAAGACACCCTCAATTCCCAGAGAAGTCAACTCTAGAAATTATTATGACCACATTACATTCTGGAAGCAAATTTGATGGATCTGCTTATGAAATTTCTGGTGGATTACACGGCGTAGGGATATCCGTAGTAAACGCCCTATCGGAAACGCTAGAAGTTACCGTCATAAGAAAAAACGAAATATTCTTTCAAAAATTTTCCCGCGGCATCCCATTGAAACCTATTGAAAAAATTGGTAAAATTCGCAATAAGCGGGGAACTAGCATAAAGTTTCGCCCTGATCCAAAAATATTTGGACCAATGACTATTTTCAATGCTGCTACTATTTTAAAAATGACCAAATCTAAAGCCTATTTATCTGGTCGGGTAAAAACTTGCTGGTTATGTAGTAAAAGAATAGCAGAAAAATACAAAATTACAGAAAAAGCAGAGTTTTATTTCCCTGGTGGATTAGAGACTTATCTACAAACTAAACTAAATGATAAATTACTCATTTCTTCTGAGATATTTTCTGGTAAATACGAAAGAAAAGGCAAAAACAGCGGTACTGTTGAGTGGGCAATAGCCTGGTGCGAAGAAGAGCCAGAAATCATATCATACTGTAATACCATTCCTACAGATGAAGGAGGATCTCATGAAGCCGGATTAAGAATTGCTCTTACTAAAGGAATAAAAAAATACGCAGAGCTAACTCAAAATAAAAGAGCATCTGCAATAACTAGTGATGATCTAATCATTTCAGTTGTAGGAATTTTATCCATTTTTATTCGCAATCCTGAATTTGTGGGACAAACTAAAAACAAACTATCATCAGTAGATGCCCAGCGTTTGGTTGATCATGCGTTACGAGACTCTTTTGATCATTACTTAATTAAAAATCCTATCAATGCAAGTAAACTGCTAGAATCAATTATTGAGCGATCTGAAGAAAGACTTAAGAAAAGAAAACAAAAGGACGTTAACCGTAAAACTGCAGTACGAAAGCTTCGTCTTCCAGGTAAATTATCCGACTGTTCACAAAATATTTCTAAAGGGACGGAGCTATTTATTGTAGAGGGAGATTCTGCAGGCGGATCAGCCAAACAAGCAAGGAATAGAAAAAATCAAGCAATTCTACCACTAAGAGGCAAGCTTCTTAACGTTGCAAGCGCAGGTGCAGATAAAATTAGAAATAATCAGCAGCTTACAGATCTTATTCAGGCTTTGGGATGCAATACAAGATCGCAATATCGTGAAGAAGACCTAAGATATGAAAAAGTTATTATAATGACAGATGCTGATGTAGATGGGGCACATATAGCATCTCTTCTTCTAACTTTTTTCTATCAAGAAATGTATAGCCTTATTGAAAAAAAACATCTTTTTGTTGTGTTACCTCCACTTTTTAAAATTACTCAAGGATCAATGTCAGTATACGCTCGTGACGAAGCACATAAGGAAGAAATCTTAAAAACACTCAAAAACAAAGGGAAAATAGAAATTAGTCGTTTTAAAGGACTTGGAGAAATGCTAGCATCACAACTGAAAGAGACTACTATGGACCCTAAAAAACGTACTCTTTTGCGAGTAGAAGTTAATAAAGACAAGGAATCTTTATCAAAAACACAAGATTCAATTAATAAATTGATGGGAACAAAAGCAGAAGAAAGATTTAGATTTATCCAAGAAAGAGCAACTTTTGCAGATGACAAAGATGTGTAA
- a CDS encoding AI-2E family transporter, protein MREEILNPKGLTRWTIIFLSCITLYFLKGFFAPVLVALVIAFTTWPIYSLFISKEDKSSTFMATLAILAIIVLIIVPTSFISYHASAEIKSLAFKIISLNEKGLPAPNFLYKLTSSEKMIKKWNDAIAKPKGPEAFVEGWLDKDEIIGAILSFSSLIVDCFLSTVFMIIALFFMYRDGVSIYRQCNTLGEYIFPAYWHKLSAMIPKIIRSTFLGMTIIAIGEGIILGYAYWIAGAPSHVLLGILTAIMAIIPGGAPLSFTLVSVYLVLEGNVFNGICLLSWGTIELFIIDKTLRPFLVGGPIKLPFLPTFLGLVGGVRTMGLLGLFIGPVLMALITNIWKEVIIALRENNKKQKIRG, encoded by the coding sequence ATGAGAGAAGAAATATTAAATCCTAAAGGATTAACTCGATGGACTATAATCTTTTTGAGTTGTATAACTCTTTACTTTCTAAAAGGTTTTTTCGCTCCTGTTCTTGTGGCTCTAGTCATAGCTTTTACAACTTGGCCTATATATAGTTTGTTTATTAGTAAGGAAGATAAATCCTCAACTTTTATGGCTACATTAGCAATCTTAGCTATTATTGTTTTGATTATAGTTCCAACATCATTTATTAGTTATCATGCAAGTGCGGAAATAAAAAGCTTGGCATTTAAAATTATATCATTAAATGAAAAAGGATTACCAGCTCCTAATTTCTTGTATAAATTAACTTCATCAGAAAAGATGATAAAAAAATGGAATGACGCAATAGCCAAACCTAAAGGTCCGGAAGCTTTTGTTGAAGGTTGGTTAGATAAAGATGAAATAATAGGCGCTATATTAAGTTTCAGCTCCCTCATTGTTGATTGTTTTCTGTCTACAGTCTTTATGATTATAGCTTTATTTTTTATGTATCGTGATGGCGTTTCAATATATCGACAATGTAATACATTGGGAGAATATATTTTCCCTGCATATTGGCATAAATTATCAGCAATGATCCCTAAGATTATTAGATCAACTTTTCTTGGAATGACTATTATAGCAATTGGTGAAGGAATTATATTAGGATATGCTTATTGGATTGCAGGCGCTCCATCACATGTTCTTTTGGGGATTTTAACAGCTATAATGGCTATAATACCTGGAGGCGCACCTTTATCGTTTACATTGGTATCAGTTTATCTAGTATTAGAAGGAAATGTTTTTAATGGTATTTGTCTATTATCTTGGGGAACGATTGAATTGTTTATTATTGATAAGACACTTAGACCATTTCTTGTTGGAGGTCCAATAAAGCTTCCATTCCTACCTACTTTTTTAGGTTTAGTTGGGGGAGTTAGAACGATGGGATTATTAGGATTATTCATCGGCCCAGTCCTAATGGCACTAATAACAAATATTTGGAAAGAAGTTATAATAGCCCTAAGAGAAAATAATAAAAAACAAAAAATCAGAGGATAA
- a CDS encoding CCA tRNA nucleotidyltransferase gives MVSVAKCKWFCDPDLIYIMSLLNQGNEKSCIVGGAVRDSLMNVDVKDVDIATTILPDVVIKIFSKTKCAVIPKGIYHGTVTVLLSKKCFDITTLRSDYITDGRNAKVIFTKDWHADALRRDFTINALYADRYGQIIDYVGGLNDIRNNTIRFIGNAHHRIEEDYLRILRFFRFFAHYGKDNIDFNGFSAIKQTKVGLKIVSIERIWSEIKKLLEAKNPIQAVIHMHDSGVFKEIFPYIQCFHIDKFSFLIEGEQKFKWSIDPLLRFIVLIYSQDENFIRYISKKLCLSTAIKHFFLAFIQCNIPINITEKEIIKLFYIYGSDVVIAKLKIFLALNHRHIDNQYAYKIIKIIEDIPYWRKPIFPLRGYDVLKLGINPGKKVGYILDHCKDEWINSFFQLSRKDLLNILQELIKSF, from the coding sequence ATGGTATCAGTTGCTAAATGTAAATGGTTTTGTGATCCAGATCTTATATATATAATGTCTTTGCTAAATCAAGGAAACGAAAAATCCTGCATTGTGGGAGGGGCTGTTAGGGATAGCCTGATGAACGTTGATGTGAAAGATGTTGATATTGCTACCACAATATTGCCAGATGTAGTGATTAAGATTTTTTCTAAAACTAAGTGTGCAGTTATTCCAAAAGGAATTTATCATGGCACTGTCACAGTATTATTGAGTAAAAAATGTTTTGATATAACAACTTTAAGAAGTGATTATATCACTGATGGACGTAATGCAAAAGTTATTTTTACCAAAGATTGGCATGCGGATGCACTCAGAAGAGATTTTACAATAAATGCTTTATATGCCGATCGATATGGTCAGATTATTGATTATGTAGGTGGATTAAATGATATCAGGAATAATACTATAAGATTTATTGGGAATGCACATCATAGGATTGAGGAAGATTATCTTCGTATTCTACGATTTTTTCGTTTTTTTGCTCACTATGGTAAAGATAATATTGATTTTAATGGATTTTCTGCAATTAAACAAACAAAAGTAGGCTTAAAAATAGTTTCTATAGAGCGTATCTGGTCAGAAATTAAAAAATTATTGGAAGCAAAAAATCCAATCCAAGCAGTTATACACATGCATGATAGTGGTGTATTTAAAGAAATATTCCCATATATACAATGTTTTCACATTGATAAATTTTCTTTTCTTATTGAAGGAGAACAAAAATTCAAATGGAGCATTGATCCTTTATTGCGTTTTATTGTACTAATTTATTCACAAGATGAAAATTTTATCCGCTATATATCAAAAAAATTATGTTTATCCACTGCAATAAAACATTTTTTTCTTGCCTTTATACAGTGTAATATACCTATTAATATTACAGAAAAAGAGATTATTAAATTATTTTATATTTATGGATCAGATGTAGTAATAGCGAAACTGAAAATATTTTTAGCTCTTAATCACAGACATATTGATAATCAGTATGCATATAAAATTATTAAAATTATTGAAGATATTCCTTATTGGAGAAAGCCTATTTTCCCCTTGAGAGGATATGATGTTCTTAAATTAGGAATAAATCCAGGTAAAAAAGTTGGCTATATTTTAGATCATTGCAAGGATGAGTGGATAAATTCTTTTTTTCAATTATCACGTAAAGATTTGCTAAATATTTTACAGGAACTTATAAAATCCTTCTAA
- the yajC gene encoding preprotein translocase subunit YajC, whose amino-acid sequence MLFTKVYAQSDVQSIGSVTSPIELISLFLLLAFVWYFLIIRPQRQQIKLREEKLNSLRRGDHVLTAGGITGKVTRILDNSELEVEICDGVRIRVIRSYISDIRSKSESI is encoded by the coding sequence ATGTTATTTACAAAAGTTTATGCACAATCAGATGTTCAATCTATAGGCTCTGTAACATCACCTATTGAACTTATTTCTTTATTTCTCCTTCTAGCCTTTGTTTGGTATTTTTTAATTATTCGTCCGCAGCGTCAACAGATAAAGCTTCGTGAAGAAAAATTAAATAGTTTGCGCAGAGGAGATCATGTGCTTACAGCAGGAGGAATCACAGGAAAAGTCACAAGGATTTTGGATAATTCTGAGTTAGAAGTAGAAATATGCGATGGTGTACGTATTCGTGTTATTCGATCATATATATCTGATATTAGATCAAAATCTGAATCTATATAA
- a CDS encoding vWA domain-containing protein: MRLFRIFLSKIKGIILSDKASLLIIFCYSIIPLLIIIFFIISLVDLYHKKIAIDTTINSVILSAGSKMASNFSYFSNNISKYSEGVIIYNIKTFIKNNIKESLSVSIFDKKDINFISDNVNINISPRNNYKNVYDINLTTYYYYHFPLLGNILGDNKYATVVSFVSAVLTMDSTNDDVSFLEFLIDLSGSMHCPIDDNPENNLNSSSVPCVKDRKRSKITALKKAMLLLLDTIESLPNVTKRFYMGLIGYTEKIVKQISPSWGGEDIREYTLKGMDAVKFAETDSSPAMKKAYKILTADERTNFFNRIFLTRFKVPSTSFRKYIVFLTDGENNNVSSDKRTLKTCNKAKNHSIRIFTISINAPAVGVNLLKKCASSIEDYYNVSDINSLLKVFKNISNSISKSKYSIVLNA, encoded by the coding sequence ATGCGTTTATTTAGGATATTCTTATCTAAGATAAAAGGAATTATTTTATCTGATAAAGCAAGTTTGCTAATCATTTTTTGTTATTCTATAATTCCATTATTGATAATCATATTTTTTATTATATCTTTGGTTGATTTATATCATAAAAAAATAGCAATTGATACTACGATCAATTCTGTCATATTATCTGCTGGATCAAAGATGGCATCAAATTTTAGTTATTTTAGCAATAATATTAGCAAATATTCGGAAGGGGTTATTATATATAATATAAAAACATTTATTAAGAATAATATTAAAGAATCTCTATCTGTATCTATATTTGACAAAAAGGATATAAACTTTATATCTGATAATGTTAATATTAATATATCTCCCCGTAATAATTATAAGAATGTTTATGACATTAATTTGACAACATATTATTATTATCATTTTCCACTTTTAGGAAATATTTTAGGTGATAATAAATATGCTACAGTTGTTTCTTTTGTATCTGCTGTTTTAACTATGGATAGCACTAATGATGATGTTTCTTTTTTGGAATTTTTAATAGATTTATCTGGTTCTATGCATTGTCCCATAGATGATAATCCGGAAAATAATCTTAATTCTTCTTCCGTTCCTTGCGTAAAAGATAGAAAACGCTCTAAAATAACAGCTCTCAAGAAGGCAATGTTGCTTCTTCTTGATACTATTGAGAGTTTGCCAAATGTGACAAAAAGATTTTATATGGGATTAATCGGATATACAGAAAAGATTGTTAAGCAAATATCTCCATCATGGGGTGGAGAAGATATAAGGGAATATACTCTAAAAGGAATGGATGCAGTTAAATTTGCTGAAACTGATTCTAGTCCAGCGATGAAAAAAGCATATAAAATATTGACTGCCGATGAGAGAACTAATTTTTTTAACAGAATATTTCTTACAAGATTCAAAGTTCCGTCTACTTCATTTCGTAAATATATTGTATTCCTGACTGATGGAGAAAATAATAATGTATCAAGTGATAAAAGGACCCTTAAAACATGCAACAAAGCTAAGAATCACTCCATAAGAATATTTACGATATCTATTAATGCTCCAGCAGTAGGAGTGAATCTGTTGAAAAAGTGTGCTAGTTCTATTGAAGACTACTATAATGTATCAGATATTAATTCTCTCTTGAAAGTTTTTAAAAATATTTCTAATTCTATCTCTAAAAGTAAATATAGTATCGTTTTGAATGCATGA
- a CDS encoding polyprenyl synthetase family protein, protein MNDIARLKLQDNSKRIESILDRLLSRENFQCKSHNDRLISAMRYAILNGGKKLRSFLLVECAALFEFYDPVVLQIGAAIECIHCYSLIHDDLPSMDDGHIRRGKPTVHIKYDEATAILSGNSLLTYAFEIIFSPKTKLEDKIRCELAFSLSCSSGAKGMLGGQMMDVQDEYPDENNPFIVPEMKTGALMRFACEAGAIIANASQEDKIRLRNFGNNLGIIFQLVDDILDFKSNTHKVDKKSMKNATNKKNCLIKIKGEQWIKQEIDKQTNSAIDILSCYGKKSQPLIEFARFLSS, encoded by the coding sequence ATGAATGATATTGCACGATTGAAATTACAAGACAATTCAAAGCGCATAGAATCTATACTAGATCGTCTATTATCTAGAGAAAATTTCCAATGTAAATCACATAATGATAGACTAATATCTGCAATGAGGTACGCTATCTTAAATGGAGGTAAAAAATTACGTTCTTTTTTATTAGTTGAGTGTGCAGCTCTATTCGAATTTTACGATCCTGTAGTCTTGCAAATAGGAGCTGCTATCGAATGTATTCATTGTTATTCTTTAATACATGACGATCTACCATCAATGGATGATGGTCATATTCGCCGTGGGAAACCAACTGTTCATATAAAATATGATGAAGCAACTGCTATTCTTTCAGGAAATAGTTTATTAACATATGCTTTTGAGATAATTTTCTCGCCAAAAACAAAATTAGAAGATAAAATAAGATGTGAGTTGGCTTTTTCGCTATCATGCAGTTCAGGAGCAAAAGGTATGCTCGGTGGGCAAATGATGGATGTTCAAGATGAATATCCCGACGAAAACAATCCTTTCATAGTACCAGAGATGAAAACAGGAGCGCTGATGAGATTTGCCTGTGAAGCAGGAGCAATTATCGCAAATGCAAGTCAAGAAGACAAAATAAGACTAAGAAATTTTGGAAATAATTTAGGAATTATTTTCCAGTTGGTTGATGATATACTTGATTTTAAAAGTAATACACATAAAGTCGATAAAAAATCTATGAAAAATGCAACTAATAAGAAAAACTGTCTTATAAAAATAAAAGGTGAGCAGTGGATAAAACAAGAAATTGATAAACAAACTAATAGTGCAATTGATATATTAAGTTGTTATGGAAAAAAATCTCAGCCTCTTATTGAATTTGCACGCTTTTTATCTTCTTAA